One window from the genome of Pseudonocardia hierapolitana encodes:
- a CDS encoding GMC family oxidoreductase: MDDVFDYVVVGGGSSGCALAARLSENPDVTVCLLEAGPSDVDDPAILKLTDWMALLDSGYDWDYLVEPQERGNSFLRHARAKVLGGCSSHNSCIAFWPPREDLDEWAAAGCTGWSADECWPLVARLENNDGPWDGHGRSGPVTIMQVQPDDPCGVAVLEAAAAVGLPTVRFNEGVTVCEGAGFFQINREPDGTRASSSRAYLHPIMGKRQNLEVRTGAWASRVLFAGRRATGVEYQQDIGPGRRTVTARREVVLSAGAIDTPKLLMLSGIGPSEHLREFGIDVLVDAPGVGANLDDHVEGLVMWEAAQPMVTRSTQWWEIGLFTRTRDGLDRPDLMMHYGSVPFDLNTVRWGYPTTDNGFCLTPNVTRGRSRGTVRLRTRDFRDRPRVDPRYFTDPDGHDMRVMQTGVRLARRIAEQEALKEWVARELTPGPDAVTDDELADYIAKTHNTVYHPAGTAKMGPTTDPAAVVDPQLRVRGVDGLRVADASIMPFLPAINPNITCYMIGEKASDLLTTEG, encoded by the coding sequence ATGGACGACGTCTTCGACTACGTCGTGGTCGGGGGCGGGTCGTCGGGCTGCGCGCTCGCGGCCCGGCTCTCCGAGAACCCTGACGTCACGGTGTGCCTGCTGGAGGCCGGACCGTCCGACGTCGACGACCCGGCGATCCTGAAGCTCACCGACTGGATGGCCCTGCTCGACTCCGGCTACGACTGGGACTACCTGGTCGAGCCGCAGGAGCGCGGCAACAGCTTCCTGCGCCACGCCCGCGCGAAGGTGCTCGGCGGGTGTTCGTCGCACAACTCGTGCATCGCGTTCTGGCCGCCGCGCGAGGACCTCGACGAGTGGGCAGCCGCCGGGTGCACGGGATGGAGTGCCGACGAGTGCTGGCCGCTCGTCGCGCGGCTGGAGAACAACGACGGGCCGTGGGACGGGCACGGCCGGTCCGGCCCGGTCACGATCATGCAGGTGCAGCCGGACGACCCGTGCGGGGTCGCCGTGCTGGAGGCAGCCGCCGCCGTCGGGCTGCCGACCGTCCGGTTCAACGAGGGCGTGACGGTCTGCGAGGGCGCCGGGTTCTTCCAGATCAACCGCGAACCGGACGGCACGCGCGCCTCGTCATCCCGGGCCTACCTGCACCCGATCATGGGGAAGCGGCAGAACCTGGAGGTCCGCACGGGTGCGTGGGCCTCCCGGGTGCTGTTCGCGGGTCGGCGCGCCACCGGCGTCGAGTACCAGCAGGACATCGGCCCGGGCCGGCGCACGGTCACCGCCCGCCGGGAGGTCGTGCTCAGCGCAGGCGCGATCGACACCCCCAAGCTGCTGATGCTCTCGGGCATCGGGCCGTCCGAACACCTGCGCGAGTTCGGGATCGACGTGCTGGTGGACGCGCCCGGCGTCGGGGCGAACCTGGACGACCACGTCGAGGGCCTCGTGATGTGGGAGGCCGCGCAGCCCATGGTCACCCGCTCCACGCAGTGGTGGGAGATCGGACTCTTCACCCGCACCCGCGACGGCCTGGACCGGCCCGACCTGATGATGCACTACGGCTCGGTGCCGTTCGACCTGAACACCGTGCGCTGGGGCTACCCGACCACCGACAACGGGTTCTGCCTCACCCCGAACGTCACCCGCGGACGATCCCGGGGCACCGTGCGGCTGCGCACCCGCGACTTCCGCGACCGCCCGCGGGTCGACCCGCGCTACTTCACCGACCCCGACGGCCACGACATGCGCGTCATGCAGACGGGGGTGCGGCTGGCCCGCCGCATCGCCGAGCAGGAGGCGCTCAAGGAGTGGGTGGCCCGCGAGCTCACGCCCGGCCCCGACGCCGTCACCGACGACGAGCTGGCCGACTACATCGCGAAGACCCACAACACCGTCTACCACCCGGCCGGCACGGCGAAGATGGGCCCGACCACCGATCCGGCCGCCGTCGTCGACCCGCAACTGCGGGTGCGCGGGGTGGACGGGCTGCGGGTCGCCGATGCGTCGATCATGCCGTTCCTGCCGGCGATCAACCCGAACATCACCTGTTACATGATCGGGGAGAAGGCGAGCGACCTGCTCACCACTGAGGGGTGA
- a CDS encoding putative nucleotidyltransferase substrate binding domain-containing protein, giving the protein MGDIAGFLSAHPPFDGLDAGELTALADVAEQEEHPAGATILAKGGPPPTHVRVVRTGAVEIVLDGLVLDLLGPGELFGHASMLSGLPLGFAAVAVGATTCLRLPADAVRPVLGQPAGLRYIARSLMSSLLTDPFLPDPAGADLRSASSAERPVRELLRAPLVRASPALPIREAAQRMTACRASAVVVPLGDGQVGILTDHDLRRVIAEGRDTAAPVGTAMSAPAWTVAADRLGGEVLLDMLDRGVRHTPVVDATGEVLGVLDDVDVVAATTRSSFGLRAAIARAGSVQELVSAAAGLTPTVIALHDARVAAADIAGITSVVVDALTRRLIELVAPGPPPRPLTWLALGSLARREAVPSSDVDSALVWAGDGQGSAEYAHALAEQVLSGLAACGFPADANGAVATNKLFSRSYDAWVAAAHSWLADPTQERAPILVSLAVDARPVWGVRAAPSVADVFRDARRHPDLLRLLGRYALAHRPPTGFLRDFVVEHSGRRRGKLDLKRGGLVPIVDLARWAGMAAGVTSASTPARLRAAAAAGTLDAGPAAALEEAFHLVLQLRLAHQVEQLRAGEEPDDLVRPVDLSPVTRVSLREAFRTIATVQRRIDRELQLGVR; this is encoded by the coding sequence GTGGGCGACATCGCCGGTTTCCTCAGCGCTCATCCGCCGTTCGACGGGCTGGACGCAGGCGAGCTCACCGCACTGGCGGACGTCGCGGAGCAGGAGGAGCACCCCGCGGGCGCGACGATCCTCGCCAAGGGCGGCCCGCCGCCCACGCACGTGCGGGTGGTGCGCACCGGCGCGGTGGAGATCGTGCTCGACGGGCTGGTGCTCGACCTGCTCGGGCCCGGCGAGCTGTTCGGCCATGCGTCGATGCTGTCCGGGCTGCCGCTCGGGTTCGCCGCCGTGGCCGTGGGCGCGACGACGTGCCTGCGCCTTCCCGCCGACGCCGTCCGCCCGGTGCTGGGGCAGCCGGCAGGGCTGCGCTACATCGCCCGATCGCTTATGTCGTCGCTGCTCACCGACCCGTTCCTCCCCGATCCCGCCGGCGCCGATCTCCGCTCCGCGAGCTCCGCTGAGCGCCCCGTCCGGGAGCTGCTGCGGGCCCCGCTCGTCCGCGCGTCACCCGCGCTGCCGATCCGGGAGGCCGCGCAGCGGATGACGGCGTGCCGCGCGTCGGCCGTCGTCGTCCCGCTCGGTGACGGCCAGGTCGGCATCCTCACCGACCACGACCTGCGGCGCGTGATCGCCGAGGGCCGGGACACCGCCGCACCCGTCGGTACGGCGATGTCCGCGCCTGCGTGGACGGTCGCCGCCGACCGGCTCGGCGGCGAGGTGTTGCTCGACATGCTGGACCGGGGCGTGCGGCACACCCCGGTGGTGGACGCGACGGGGGAGGTGCTCGGGGTGCTCGACGACGTCGACGTCGTCGCCGCAACCACCCGCAGCAGCTTCGGGCTGCGCGCGGCGATCGCCCGCGCCGGCTCCGTGCAGGAGCTGGTGAGCGCGGCCGCCGGGCTCACACCCACGGTCATCGCGTTGCACGACGCCCGGGTGGCGGCCGCCGACATCGCGGGCATCACCTCGGTCGTGGTCGATGCGCTCACGCGGAGGCTCATCGAGCTCGTCGCCCCCGGCCCGCCTCCGCGCCCGCTCACCTGGCTGGCACTGGGCAGCCTCGCGCGCCGCGAGGCCGTGCCGTCCTCGGACGTGGACAGCGCACTCGTCTGGGCGGGCGACGGGCAGGGCAGCGCCGAGTACGCCCACGCGCTGGCCGAACAGGTCCTGTCCGGGCTCGCGGCCTGCGGGTTCCCGGCCGATGCCAACGGGGCGGTCGCGACCAACAAGCTCTTCTCCCGCTCCTACGACGCCTGGGTCGCGGCGGCGCACAGCTGGCTCGCCGACCCCACCCAGGAACGCGCGCCGATACTCGTCTCGCTGGCGGTGGACGCCCGTCCGGTGTGGGGCGTGCGCGCGGCCCCGTCGGTGGCCGACGTCTTCCGCGACGCCCGCCGCCATCCCGACCTGCTGCGGCTGCTCGGCCGCTACGCGCTGGCCCACCGTCCGCCCACCGGTTTCCTGCGCGACTTCGTGGTGGAGCACTCCGGGCGGCGCCGAGGCAAGCTCGACCTCAAGCGCGGCGGGCTCGTCCCGATCGTCGACCTCGCCCGATGGGCGGGGATGGCGGCCGGGGTCACCAGTGCGTCCACCCCGGCCAGGCTGCGCGCCGCCGCGGCCGCCGGCACCCTCGACGCGGGGCCGGCCGCCGCCCTCGAGGAGGCCTTCCACCTCGTGCTGCAGCTGCGCCTCGCCCACCAGGTGGAGCAGCTGCGCGCCGGCGAGGAACCCGACGACCTCGTACGGCCCGTCGATCTCAGCCCGGTCACCCGCGTCTCGCTGCGCGAAGCGTTCCGGACGATCGCGACGGTGCAGCGGCGCATCGACCGGGAGCTGCAGCTCGGCGTGCGGTGA
- a CDS encoding MarR family winged helix-turn-helix transcriptional regulator yields MSTPPTSPSVVLLTVAHRVETALGAALAPLGLTVSRLGLLGHISGVPGASFSDLARMSGISVQSVHTAVKALVAAGLVRDATARAGAASRIELTPEGVRLLREAMAAVAAVDAELFGPDADPALRQVGEAVRAAFR; encoded by the coding sequence GTGAGCACGCCGCCGACCAGCCCTTCCGTCGTGCTGCTCACCGTGGCCCACCGGGTGGAGACGGCGCTGGGCGCCGCGCTCGCCCCGCTCGGCCTGACCGTGAGCCGGCTCGGGCTGCTCGGGCACATCTCGGGCGTGCCGGGTGCATCGTTCAGCGACCTGGCCCGGATGTCGGGGATCAGCGTCCAGAGCGTGCACACCGCGGTGAAGGCGCTGGTCGCGGCGGGGCTGGTGCGGGACGCGACGGCGCGGGCCGGGGCCGCGTCCCGCATCGAGCTCACGCCGGAGGGTGTCCGGCTGCTGCGGGAGGCGATGGCCGCGGTGGCCGCCGTCGACGCTGAGCTCTTCGGTCCCGACGCGGACCCGGCGCTCCGGCAGGTCGGTGAAGCAGTGCGGGCCGCCTTCAGGTGA
- a CDS encoding MFS transporter, which produces MQSSDPVRVYLGLAFVQSVCFSLFFTVQLVYHATVMGLDPLQMVLVGTVLEIVCFVFEVPTGVVADAHSRRLSVLIGLALMGCSYALEGGVAQFWAALVGQVLWGLGYTFTSGAHQAWITDEIGEAAAGPVFLRYRKAWLLGGVTGTVLATGLALVHVQIPMVLAGLGMFVLVGALAIVMPERHMRASSPERSTFGRMSATARAGLRLAVVSPVVRVILLISLITGLAAEAYDRLAVPSVIERFAFPQVFGSDQPAFWFGVSGLAGLLVSVVAAEVFGRRFTRFLVDGVPARLLAGLAALDIAALVVFAVCGHLWLAFAMMWSRRVLATISEPVQTAWVNRGLEPAVRATVLSMTGQANSVGQAAGGPVFGVIGTAFSLTTALVGSAALLTPVVELYRRFGTGRPARRSADRHG; this is translated from the coding sequence ATGCAGTCCTCCGACCCGGTACGGGTCTACCTCGGGCTGGCCTTCGTCCAGTCCGTCTGCTTCTCGCTCTTCTTCACCGTCCAGCTCGTCTACCACGCCACCGTCATGGGCCTGGACCCGTTGCAGATGGTCCTGGTCGGCACCGTCCTGGAGATCGTCTGCTTCGTGTTCGAGGTGCCGACCGGCGTGGTCGCCGACGCGCACAGCAGGCGCCTGTCCGTGCTGATCGGGCTGGCCCTGATGGGGTGCAGCTACGCCCTGGAGGGAGGGGTGGCGCAGTTCTGGGCCGCGCTGGTCGGCCAGGTGCTGTGGGGCCTCGGCTACACCTTCACCAGCGGGGCCCACCAGGCGTGGATCACCGACGAGATCGGCGAGGCCGCCGCGGGGCCGGTCTTCCTGCGCTACCGCAAGGCGTGGCTGCTCGGCGGCGTGACCGGCACCGTCCTGGCCACGGGCCTCGCCCTCGTGCACGTCCAGATCCCGATGGTGCTGGCAGGCCTGGGCATGTTCGTGCTCGTCGGGGCGCTGGCGATCGTCATGCCGGAGCGGCACATGCGCGCCTCGTCGCCCGAGCGCTCCACGTTCGGCCGGATGTCGGCCACCGCGCGAGCCGGGCTGCGGCTCGCCGTGGTGAGCCCCGTGGTGCGTGTGATCCTGCTGATCAGCCTGATCACCGGCCTGGCCGCCGAGGCGTACGACCGGCTCGCGGTGCCGTCGGTGATCGAGAGGTTCGCGTTCCCGCAGGTCTTCGGCTCCGACCAGCCCGCGTTCTGGTTCGGGGTGAGCGGGCTGGCCGGCCTGCTGGTCAGCGTGGTGGCCGCCGAGGTGTTCGGGCGCCGGTTCACCCGGTTCCTCGTGGACGGGGTCCCGGCGCGGCTGCTCGCCGGCCTCGCCGCACTCGACATCGCCGCACTGGTGGTCTTCGCCGTGTGCGGGCACCTGTGGCTCGCCTTCGCGATGATGTGGTCGCGCCGGGTGCTCGCCACGATCAGCGAGCCGGTGCAGACCGCGTGGGTCAACCGCGGCCTCGAGCCTGCGGTGCGGGCCACCGTGCTGTCGATGACGGGACAGGCCAACTCGGTCGGCCAGGCAGCGGGCGGCCCGGTGTTCGGGGTGATCGGCACGGCCTTCTCGCTCACGACCGCGCTGGTGGGCTCGGCGGCGTTGCTGACGCCGGTCGTCGAGCTGTACCGGCGGTTCGGCACCGGCCGCCCCGCGCGCCGATCAGCTGATCGGCACGGCTGA
- a CDS encoding BTAD domain-containing putative transcriptional regulator: protein MQFGVLGPVAVWDGDGSPVRVPERKTRALLADLLVHEGRPVAVERLVEHLWGAQELRNSLNTLQTRISQLRRTLERAGGHDLVVRQPPGYLLRLEPGALDVHRFRDLIARARESPDAADRVALLSDALALWRGPALADVREEPFAVAAAQRLDEERVAAEEERAEARLALGGAELGQLVAELGALVARHPLRERLRGLHMRALYRAGRQGEALAAFAELRSALVAELGLEPGPEISALQRAILAQDPALQGPPPQPVTRPRQVIVAPLTELVGREAAVTQVRERLRTARLVTLTGPGGVGKTSLAMAVARDAGEACLVELAGLDRQVCPEDECPADRWVATAVASALGVREGASADLIGQIGEAVADTRMLLVLDNCEQVVESVAVLAGQLLRAAPGLRILATSREPLSVAGEVLWEVPPLELPAGADDLDAVRASSAARLFTARAAAAAPGFVLDADTAPAVAAICRRLDGLPLALELAAGRVRALGVHELLARLDDRFALLAGGPRDAPDRQRTLRAVIDWSWELLTPGERVVLRRLAVHAEGCDLDAAEAVCAGEGVRREEVLDLLARLVDRSLVVSRPTPDGAPRFRLLETVAAYGLERMADAGELELVRQRHSAHHLALAERAEPELRGADQRRWLERLDAEAANLRAALDHLVQQADGAEPALRLVQALCWYWFLRGRTGEAMRSLRAALAVPGDAPAAARVQATAWLTALRVLDGVRPDDAALDVSAIADPVARARTQWFLGYALTTVADTRAVPLTAAALATFEALGDRWGIAAALVDRVGQAHYAGAREQAERAASLFREVGDRWGQVQTTFALGALDELAGRYAEAAEQHRAGLRMAEELGLWAEVSYQLSWLGRVALLEQRFAEADELHRRAVDTAVAHGFAPGRIYALTGLALGERRTGRLDAAEEHLREVLEWHLGVDAELATTLIHAELGFVAEMRGDAEAALRHQLAGHSVARRGTDPRALALSLEGLAGAVALAGGHRHAARLLGAAAAARESVGAPLPTAERGDVDRITAVAAAALGEAEFAAELATGSVSDPGQLVHAATAGSAVPIS, encoded by the coding sequence GTGCAGTTCGGGGTGCTCGGGCCGGTGGCCGTGTGGGACGGCGACGGCTCACCGGTACGGGTGCCGGAACGGAAGACCCGCGCCCTGCTGGCCGACCTCCTCGTCCACGAGGGTCGTCCGGTCGCCGTCGAGCGGCTCGTCGAGCACCTGTGGGGCGCGCAGGAGCTCCGCAACTCGCTGAACACGCTGCAGACCAGGATCTCGCAGCTGCGGCGCACGCTGGAGCGCGCGGGCGGGCACGACCTCGTGGTCCGCCAGCCACCGGGGTACCTCCTGCGCCTTGAGCCCGGGGCCCTCGACGTCCACCGGTTCCGCGACCTCATCGCGCGGGCCCGGGAGTCACCCGACGCGGCTGACCGGGTCGCCCTCCTCTCCGACGCGCTGGCGCTGTGGCGCGGCCCGGCCCTCGCCGACGTCCGCGAGGAGCCGTTCGCCGTGGCGGCCGCGCAGCGGCTCGACGAGGAGCGGGTCGCGGCGGAGGAGGAGCGCGCCGAGGCGCGGCTCGCGCTCGGCGGCGCGGAGCTGGGGCAGCTCGTCGCCGAGCTCGGGGCGCTGGTGGCGCGCCACCCGCTGCGCGAGCGGCTGCGCGGCCTGCACATGCGCGCGCTCTACCGGGCGGGACGGCAGGGCGAGGCGCTCGCGGCGTTCGCCGAGCTGCGCTCCGCGCTGGTCGCCGAGCTGGGGCTCGAACCCGGCCCCGAGATCAGCGCCCTGCAGCGGGCGATCCTCGCGCAGGACCCGGCGCTGCAGGGCCCGCCACCGCAACCGGTCACCCGTCCGCGGCAGGTGATCGTGGCCCCGCTCACCGAGCTCGTCGGTCGCGAGGCCGCGGTCACGCAGGTGCGCGAGCGGCTCCGCACCGCCCGGCTCGTCACGCTCACCGGGCCGGGCGGGGTCGGCAAGACCAGCCTGGCGATGGCGGTGGCGCGCGACGCAGGCGAGGCGTGCCTCGTCGAGCTCGCCGGGCTCGACCGGCAGGTCTGTCCCGAGGACGAGTGCCCTGCCGACCGGTGGGTGGCCACGGCGGTCGCGAGCGCCCTCGGGGTCCGCGAGGGCGCGTCCGCCGACCTGATCGGGCAGATCGGCGAGGCCGTCGCCGACACGCGCATGCTCCTGGTGCTGGACAACTGCGAGCAGGTCGTCGAGTCGGTCGCCGTGCTCGCCGGGCAGCTGCTGCGGGCCGCCCCCGGCCTGCGGATCCTCGCCACGAGCCGGGAGCCGCTCTCCGTGGCGGGCGAGGTGCTCTGGGAGGTCCCGCCGCTGGAGCTGCCCGCGGGCGCGGACGACCTCGACGCCGTGCGCGCGTCGAGCGCGGCCCGCCTGTTCACGGCTCGGGCCGCGGCGGCGGCGCCCGGGTTCGTCCTCGACGCCGACACGGCGCCCGCGGTCGCGGCGATCTGCAGGCGGCTCGACGGCCTGCCGCTCGCGCTGGAGCTCGCCGCCGGCCGGGTGCGCGCGCTCGGGGTGCACGAGCTGCTGGCCCGGCTCGACGACCGGTTCGCGCTGCTCGCAGGCGGGCCCCGCGACGCGCCGGACCGGCAGCGCACGCTGCGCGCGGTGATCGACTGGAGCTGGGAGCTGCTCACCCCCGGCGAGCGGGTCGTGCTGCGGCGCCTCGCCGTGCACGCCGAGGGCTGCGACCTCGACGCCGCGGAGGCGGTGTGCGCGGGCGAGGGCGTGCGCCGCGAGGAGGTGCTCGACCTGCTCGCCCGCCTCGTCGACCGCTCCCTGGTGGTCAGCAGGCCCACTCCCGACGGCGCGCCGCGGTTCCGGCTGCTGGAGACGGTGGCGGCGTACGGGTTGGAACGCATGGCCGATGCGGGCGAGCTCGAGCTCGTCCGGCAACGGCACAGCGCCCACCACCTCGCGCTCGCCGAGCGGGCCGAGCCGGAGCTGCGCGGCGCCGACCAGCGACGTTGGCTGGAGCGGCTCGACGCCGAGGCCGCCAACCTGCGCGCCGCCCTCGACCACCTCGTCCAGCAGGCCGACGGCGCCGAGCCGGCGTTGCGGCTGGTGCAGGCGCTCTGCTGGTACTGGTTCCTGCGCGGGCGCACGGGGGAGGCCATGCGGTCGCTGCGGGCCGCGCTCGCCGTGCCCGGCGACGCGCCCGCCGCGGCGCGCGTGCAGGCCACGGCCTGGCTCACCGCTCTGCGGGTGCTCGACGGCGTGCGGCCCGACGATGCCGCGCTCGACGTGTCGGCGATCGCGGATCCGGTGGCGAGGGCCCGCACGCAGTGGTTCCTCGGCTACGCCCTCACCACGGTGGCCGACACCCGGGCGGTGCCGCTCACGGCCGCCGCGCTCGCCACGTTCGAGGCGCTGGGCGACCGGTGGGGCATCGCGGCCGCCCTCGTCGACCGCGTCGGCCAGGCCCACTACGCCGGTGCGCGGGAGCAGGCCGAGCGGGCCGCGTCCCTGTTCCGCGAGGTGGGCGACCGCTGGGGGCAGGTGCAGACCACGTTCGCGCTCGGCGCGCTCGACGAGCTGGCCGGCCGCTACGCAGAGGCGGCCGAGCAGCACCGCGCCGGGCTGCGGATGGCCGAGGAGCTCGGCCTGTGGGCCGAGGTCTCCTACCAGCTGTCGTGGCTGGGCCGGGTCGCGCTGCTCGAACAGCGGTTCGCCGAGGCCGACGAGCTGCACCGGCGGGCGGTGGACACGGCCGTCGCCCACGGTTTCGCACCGGGGCGCATCTACGCCCTCACCGGCCTCGCCCTCGGCGAGCGTCGCACCGGCCGCCTCGACGCCGCGGAGGAACACCTGCGAGAGGTCCTCGAGTGGCACCTCGGCGTCGATGCCGAGCTGGCCACGACGCTGATCCACGCCGAGTTGGGGTTCGTCGCGGAGATGCGAGGCGACGCCGAAGCCGCCCTGCGCCACCAGCTCGCCGGGCACTCCGTCGCCCGGCGCGGCACGGATCCGCGGGCGCTCGCCCTGAGCCTGGAGGGCCTCGCAGGCGCCGTCGCGCTCGCGGGCGGGCACCGCCACGCGGCCCGGCTGCTCGGTGCGGCGGCCGCGGCGCGCGAGAGCGTCGGTGCGCCACTGCCCACGGCCGAGCGCGGGGACGTCGACCGGATCACGGCGGTGGCCGCCGCGGCGCTCGGCGAGGCCGAGTTCGCCGCCGAGCTCGCCACGGGCTCCGTCTCGGATCCGGGCCAGCTCGTCCACGCGGCGACGGCCGGGTCAGCCGTGCCGATCAGCTGA
- a CDS encoding NAD(P)-dependent oxidoreductase, whose translation MTDEKSVTVLGLGAMGSALAAAFLAAGRPVTVWNRTTGKAGELVARGATEAATVEEAVRASGLVVACLWDHRSVHQTLDPVAGALAGRVVVNLTNGTPGQGRELGAWAGEHGFALLDGGIMAVPPMIGGPGAFVLYSGPEEVFTAHREALDALGESVYAGPDHGMAALYDIALLSAMYGAMMGELHAFAMVRSAGVAATGFAPLLQRWMAAVGGFQDRTAELVDTRDYTRDVVSNLGMQAAAYHNLIDAAHEQGVSPELLAPLYPLMLRRTAEGHGHEDNVGLIELLFTRRRTT comes from the coding sequence ATGACAGACGAGAAGTCGGTGACCGTGCTCGGTCTCGGCGCGATGGGATCGGCTCTCGCCGCAGCGTTCCTCGCCGCGGGCCGGCCGGTGACGGTGTGGAACCGCACCACGGGCAAGGCGGGGGAGCTGGTGGCCCGCGGTGCCACCGAGGCCGCGACGGTGGAGGAGGCCGTGCGGGCGAGCGGGCTGGTGGTGGCCTGCCTGTGGGACCACCGGTCCGTCCACCAGACCCTGGACCCGGTGGCGGGCGCGCTCGCCGGGCGGGTGGTCGTGAACCTCACCAACGGCACGCCGGGCCAGGGCCGCGAGCTGGGCGCGTGGGCGGGAGAGCACGGGTTCGCGCTGCTCGACGGCGGGATCATGGCCGTGCCCCCGATGATCGGAGGGCCCGGGGCGTTCGTGCTCTACAGCGGCCCGGAGGAGGTGTTCACGGCCCATCGCGAGGCCCTCGACGCCCTCGGCGAGAGCGTCTACGCCGGGCCCGACCACGGCATGGCGGCGCTCTACGACATCGCCCTGCTCAGCGCCATGTACGGCGCGATGATGGGCGAGCTGCACGCGTTCGCGATGGTCCGCTCGGCGGGCGTGGCGGCCACCGGGTTCGCGCCGCTGCTGCAGCGCTGGATGGCCGCCGTCGGCGGGTTCCAGGACCGCACGGCCGAGCTCGTCGACACCCGGGACTACACCCGCGACGTCGTCTCGAACCTCGGCATGCAGGCCGCCGCCTACCACAACCTGATCGACGCGGCGCACGAGCAGGGCGTGAGCCCCGAGCTGCTCGCGCCGCTCTACCCGCTGATGTTGCGCCGCACCGCCGAGGGCCACGGCCACGAGGACAACGTCGGCCTCATCGAACTCCTCTTCACCAGAAGGAGGACCACGTGA
- a CDS encoding NAD(P)-dependent oxidoreductase yields the protein MNITMIGLGPMGQAMARAYLAAGHPVTVWNRTASRADELVAAGATRAATPAEAVAAGPLVLLSLTHYAAMYEILGDVGDALAGKVVVNLSSDTPQASRDAAAWLAERGAELLVGGIMVPAEVVGTDGAYVFYSGPRSVLETHEPALRVIGRPDYRGTDPALAQLFYQALVHVFVTTLAAFVQGAALLGTAGVTAREYAPLADELVELARSSFGEVARNIDAGDHPDDGASAQMMAVGVDHIAGAVAAVGQDTALPAAVKSLYDRMVTAGYGKDSWTRMIDVIRSA from the coding sequence GTGAACATCACCATGATCGGGTTGGGTCCGATGGGCCAGGCCATGGCGCGCGCGTACCTCGCGGCAGGCCACCCCGTCACGGTCTGGAACCGCACGGCGAGCCGCGCCGACGAGCTCGTCGCGGCGGGTGCGACCCGGGCCGCCACCCCGGCCGAGGCGGTCGCGGCCGGCCCGCTCGTGCTGCTCAGCCTCACCCACTACGCCGCCATGTACGAGATCCTCGGCGACGTCGGCGACGCGCTGGCCGGCAAGGTCGTGGTCAACCTGAGCTCGGACACCCCGCAGGCCTCCCGGGATGCCGCGGCCTGGCTCGCCGAGCGCGGGGCCGAGCTGCTGGTCGGCGGGATCATGGTGCCCGCCGAGGTGGTGGGAACGGACGGGGCGTACGTCTTCTACAGCGGCCCGCGGTCGGTGCTCGAGACCCACGAGCCCGCGTTGCGGGTGATCGGGCGGCCGGACTACCGCGGTACCGACCCGGCGTTGGCCCAGCTGTTCTACCAGGCGCTGGTGCACGTCTTCGTCACCACGCTGGCGGCGTTCGTGCAGGGCGCCGCGCTGCTGGGCACGGCCGGCGTCACGGCGCGGGAGTACGCGCCGCTCGCGGACGAGCTCGTCGAGCTCGCGCGGTCGTCGTTCGGGGAGGTGGCTCGCAACATCGACGCGGGCGATCACCCGGACGATGGCGCGTCCGCGCAGATGATGGCGGTCGGGGTCGACCACATCGCGGGCGCCGTCGCGGCGGTGGGCCAGGACACGGCGCTCCCGGCGGCCGTGAAGTCCCTCTACGACCGCATGGTCACGGCCGGGTACGGGAAGGACTCCTGGACCAGGATGATCGACGTGATCAGGTCGGCTTGA
- a CDS encoding DUF3140 domain-containing protein, which yields MADVDDELWDEFHRVVNMTSRELSEWLRTRDAGEEGEELPDQAGTPTGQQVLAILGKRRLDLTPHDTDVMRRVVDRVHAQRRDDLEPTAGQAGWRHRLMSLGHDPLKPT from the coding sequence ATGGCCGATGTCGACGACGAGCTGTGGGACGAGTTCCACCGGGTGGTCAACATGACCTCGCGCGAGCTCTCGGAGTGGCTGCGCACCCGCGACGCAGGTGAGGAGGGCGAGGAGCTGCCCGACCAGGCCGGGACGCCGACCGGGCAGCAGGTGCTCGCCATCCTCGGCAAGCGTCGCCTGGACCTGACCCCGCACGACACGGACGTGATGCGGCGCGTGGTGGACCGCGTGCACGCCCAGCGCCGCGACGACCTGGAACCGACCGCGGGTCAGGCCGGCTGGCGGCACCGCCTCATGTCGCTCGGGCACGACCCGCTCAAGCCGACCTGA